A single window of Pseudomonas benzenivorans DNA harbors:
- a CDS encoding GNAT family N-acetyltransferase, whose translation MPQPRFRPARREDCAAIAALFRISSDGIADYIWTQLAQPGEDILAVGRRRYEREDSAFSYRNCTLVEDEGGIIGMLVAFPMHSEPTGEQNDPVLAPYSTLEVDRSYYISGMALLPEHRGRGIGARLLQLAEEQAREQGYKALSLIVFEQNSGAKRLYERYGYREVKRATVYPHPLIRYTGDAVLMLKALA comes from the coding sequence ATGCCTCAGCCACGATTTCGCCCCGCCCGTCGAGAAGATTGCGCGGCCATTGCCGCCCTCTTCCGCATCTCTTCGGACGGTATTGCCGACTATATCTGGACCCAGCTGGCGCAGCCGGGCGAAGACATCCTGGCCGTCGGCCGGCGCCGCTACGAACGCGAGGACTCGGCGTTCAGCTACCGCAATTGCACGCTCGTCGAAGACGAAGGCGGCATCATCGGCATGCTCGTCGCCTTCCCCATGCACAGCGAGCCGACAGGCGAGCAGAACGACCCGGTCCTGGCCCCGTACAGCACGCTCGAGGTGGACCGCAGCTACTACATCAGCGGCATGGCGCTGTTGCCGGAGCATCGCGGTCGCGGGATAGGTGCCCGGTTGCTGCAACTGGCCGAGGAGCAGGCGCGGGAACAGGGCTACAAGGCGCTCAGCCTGATCGTTTTCGAGCAGAACAGCGGCGCGAAGCGGCTGTATGAGCGCTACGGATATCGGGAGGTCAAAAGGGCCACCGTCTACCCTCACCCGCTGATCCGTTACACCGGCGATGCCGTGCTGATGCTGAAGGCGCTTGCCTAG
- a CDS encoding TetR/AcrR family transcriptional regulator: MAALERVEPGKRSSSKRHIMACALACFDEMGLEATKIDDIRQRAESSIGSIYHHFGNKEGLVAALYFAALDDQLALMQPRILAASTPREAVEALIRSYLGWVEQQPELARFLFQARHAVASGPRKDDLTERNQRRYGALLEWLAKGVEAGVIRRLPRELYASLLIGQAENYCRAWLSGRVKGAPTVHADIFADAAWRSVAEAVSR; the protein is encoded by the coding sequence TTGGCGGCGCTGGAGCGCGTCGAGCCCGGCAAGCGCAGCTCGAGCAAGCGCCACATCATGGCGTGTGCCCTGGCGTGTTTCGACGAGATGGGCCTCGAAGCGACGAAAATAGACGACATTCGCCAGCGAGCAGAGAGCAGCATCGGCTCGATCTACCACCATTTCGGCAACAAGGAAGGGCTTGTGGCGGCACTCTATTTCGCCGCCCTGGACGACCAGCTGGCCTTGATGCAGCCTCGCATACTGGCCGCCTCCACACCGCGCGAGGCGGTAGAGGCGTTGATTCGAAGCTACCTGGGCTGGGTTGAGCAGCAACCAGAACTGGCGCGTTTTCTCTTCCAGGCGCGCCACGCGGTGGCTTCGGGGCCGCGCAAAGACGACCTGACTGAGCGCAACCAGCGCCGCTACGGCGCCTTGCTCGAGTGGTTGGCAAAAGGCGTGGAGGCCGGGGTGATCCGGAGGCTGCCCCGGGAGCTCTATGCGTCGCTGTTGATAGGCCAGGCGGAAAACTACTGCCGCGCTTGGCTGTCCGGACGGGTCAAGGGTGCACCCACTGTCCACGCCGATATCTTCGCCGATGCCGCGTGGCGATCGGTTGCCGAGGCCGTGAGCCGCTAG
- a CDS encoding hotdog fold domain-containing protein encodes MSTGTLAIWQRFASKPGGKWAFSRLLCFKAPYFASIRPQFVELRPEYCEVSIRKRRAVLNHLGTVHAIAMCNMAELAGGTMTEVTVPRTHRWIPKGMTVEYLKKATSDLTAVATLDSRPDWSASADHKVNVEVKNQAGETVFRAVITMWVTAKSA; translated from the coding sequence ATGAGTACAGGCACCCTTGCAATTTGGCAACGCTTCGCCAGCAAGCCCGGCGGAAAATGGGCCTTCTCCAGGCTCCTGTGTTTCAAGGCGCCCTACTTTGCGTCCATCCGCCCCCAGTTTGTCGAGTTGCGGCCCGAGTACTGCGAGGTGTCGATACGCAAGCGCCGCGCGGTGCTGAACCACCTGGGTACCGTGCACGCCATTGCGATGTGCAACATGGCTGAGCTGGCCGGCGGAACCATGACCGAGGTGACGGTTCCCCGAACGCATCGCTGGATTCCCAAGGGCATGACGGTCGAGTACCTGAAGAAAGCGACGTCCGATCTGACCGCTGTCGCCACACTCGATTCGAGGCCGGATTGGTCGGCGTCCGCAGACCACAAGGTCAATGTTGAGGTCAAGAATCAAGCGGGTGAAACGGTCTTTCGTGCCGTTATCACGATGTGGGTGACGGCCAAATCGGCGTAG